From the Lactobacillus johnsonii genome, the window TAATATCTTCCTTCACAATGTTAGCCATATCAACTTCATTAGAATGTGACGTTAAAATAGTAGTCAAGCCTACTCGATTTGAAATATCGAATGTTTGATGCAATGTTGGTCTATGCAAATCGGCATCAATCAACAATACTTTTTTACCTGCTTGAGCCATTGTGACAGCCACATTAACTGTTACCGTTGACTTACCTTCACTAATATTAGCTGAAGTAAAGGCCAAGGCCTTAATTTGATGATCAACACTTGTAAAGTCAATATTAGTCTTAACTGTTCTAAACTGTTCACTTACTGGATTTTGTGGTTTTGCTACAGTAATTAACTTAGCACCATATTGCATGGTTTCATCAGTACCACGTTTTCTACGTCTATTAAACAATCCCATTTATACTCTCCTATACACGCTTCTTTTTACCAGAATTTTTATCTTTCTTATTAATACTAAAGTCATTAGATAAGTGGAAGTGAGACACATGACCTAAATTAGTTAAACCTAATTCCTTCGTCAAGTAGTCATCATCTCTGACTGTAGTATTAAATGAATCACGCAAGACAATTAAAGCAATACTGATAATTAATCCCAGTACAACGCCAGCTAGAGTAAATAATGAAGTCTTAGGGAAGGTCTTTGCTCCTAAAGAAGCAGGTGAAACAATCGTTACATTATTAACATTCATAATGCTCTTAATTTTATTCTTAAATGTTTGAGCAACTGCATTTGCGATTGCTTGAGCCTTTTCTGGATCATTACTCTTAGCACTAATCGTAAACACTTGTGATTGTTGTTGCGTAGATACTGACACTGCTTTTTGCATTTCTTTAGCACTAACGTTGTAGCCACGACCCGCTCTTCTTACAACAGCTGGCTCAGCGGTACTAACAAGCTTTTTAGTACCATCAGCTAAAGTCTTGTACTTAGCCTTTTTAGCTGGCTTTACGACTTCAGTTGGATTCTTAATCCACTTAGAAGCATCCTTTAAGATAACTGGACTAGTAACAATATCC encodes:
- a CDS encoding CpsD/CapB family tyrosine-protein kinase, giving the protein MGLFNRRRKRGTDETMQYGAKLITVAKPQNPVSEQFRTVKTNIDFTSVDHQIKALAFTSANISEGKSTVTVNVAVTMAQAGKKVLLIDADLHRPTLHQTFDISNRVGLTTILTSHSNEVDMANIVKEDIIPNLSVMPAGPIPPNPAQLLGSNRMRAFLNMVKEHYDLVILDLAPVLEVSDTQILAGEMDGVVLVVRQGITQKAGVERAIEMLNLTKTHVLGYVMNDVRTGPDGYGYGYGYGYGYSKEKDTETK
- a CDS encoding YveK family protein; translation: MENSTKTENTIDLRRLWMLLRAHIWAIIAWAVGLGAVGFVLAAFVVEPKYTSTTQILVNQKRNETDANQAYNAQQADVQVINTYKDIVTSPVILKDASKWIKNPTEVVKPAKKAKYKTLADGTKKLVSTAEPAVVRRAGRGYNVSAKEMQKAVSVSTQQQSQVFTISAKSNDPEKAQAIANAVAQTFKNKIKSIMNVNNVTIVSPASLGAKTFPKTSLFTLAGVVLGLIISIALIVLRDSFNTTVRDDDYLTKELGLTNLGHVSHFHLSNDFSINKKDKNSGKKKRV